A genomic segment from Blastococcus sp. PRF04-17 encodes:
- the zwf gene encoding glucose-6-phosphate dehydrogenase — protein sequence MPEPCALVVFGITGDLARKKLLPAVYDLANRGLLPTNFALLGFARRDWEDQDFAELARKAAREHARTPWREDVWEQLATDITFIQGSFDDDDAFDSLAATLADLEGSQGIGGNAAFYLSIPPAMFPTVLKQMQRTGMAESTPERWRRVVVEKPFGEDLPSSRQLNELVDSVFSADDVFRIDHYLGKETVQNLMALRFANELFEPIWNVHHVDSVQITMAEDVGIGGRAQFYEKTGAARDVLQNHLLQLLALTAMEEPVEFSAEEIRTEKLKVLRAISVPEDMGTFAVRGQYEPGWLAGERAKGYREEEGVDPDSRTETFAAVRLGVETRRWAGVPFYLRTGKRLPRRVTEIALVFKRAPHLPFADTDTEELGNNQLVIRVQPDEGVTLKFGSKVPGSVMEVRDVSMDFLYGEQFTESSPEAYERLLLDVLLGDATLFPRNAEVEASWAVIDPLEEFWAGTTPHLYRAGEWGPRAADEMLAAEGRRWRRP from the coding sequence GTGCCGGAGCCGTGCGCCCTGGTGGTGTTCGGCATCACCGGCGACCTGGCCCGCAAGAAGCTGCTGCCGGCGGTCTACGACCTGGCCAACCGCGGCCTGCTGCCGACGAACTTCGCCCTGCTCGGCTTCGCCCGCCGGGACTGGGAGGACCAGGACTTCGCCGAACTCGCCCGCAAAGCCGCCCGCGAGCACGCCCGTACGCCCTGGCGCGAGGACGTCTGGGAGCAGCTGGCCACCGACATCACCTTCATCCAGGGCTCGTTCGACGACGACGACGCCTTCGACAGCCTGGCCGCCACCCTCGCCGACCTCGAGGGGAGCCAGGGCATCGGCGGCAACGCCGCGTTCTACCTGTCCATCCCACCGGCCATGTTCCCCACGGTGCTCAAGCAGATGCAGCGCACCGGCATGGCCGAGAGCACGCCCGAGCGCTGGCGCCGGGTCGTGGTCGAGAAGCCGTTCGGGGAGGACCTGCCCTCCAGCCGCCAGCTCAACGAGCTGGTCGACTCGGTGTTCAGCGCCGACGACGTGTTCCGCATCGACCACTACCTGGGCAAGGAGACCGTCCAGAACCTGATGGCCCTGCGGTTCGCCAACGAGCTGTTCGAGCCGATCTGGAACGTCCACCACGTCGACTCGGTGCAGATCACGATGGCCGAGGACGTCGGCATCGGCGGGCGGGCCCAGTTCTACGAGAAGACCGGCGCCGCCCGGGACGTCCTGCAGAACCACCTCCTGCAGCTGCTGGCGCTCACCGCGATGGAGGAGCCGGTCGAGTTCTCCGCGGAGGAGATCCGGACCGAGAAGCTCAAGGTGCTGCGGGCCATCTCGGTGCCCGAGGACATGGGCACCTTCGCGGTCAGGGGCCAGTACGAGCCGGGGTGGCTGGCCGGCGAGCGGGCCAAGGGCTACCGCGAGGAGGAGGGCGTCGACCCCGACTCGAGGACCGAGACCTTCGCCGCCGTCCGCCTCGGTGTGGAGACCCGCCGGTGGGCCGGCGTCCCGTTCTACCTGCGCACCGGCAAGCGGCTGCCCCGCCGGGTCACCGAGATCGCGCTGGTGTTCAAGCGAGCGCCGCACCTGCCCTTCGCCGACACCGACACCGAGGAACTCGGCAACAACCAGCTGGTCATCCGCGTGCAGCCCGACGAGGGGGTCACGCTCAAGTTCGGGTCGAAGGTCCCGGGCAGCGTGATGGAGGTCCGGGACGTGTCCATGGACTTCCTCTACGGCGAGCAGTTCACCGAGAGCAGCCCGGAGGCCTACGAGCGGCTGCTGCTCGACGTGCTGCTGGGTGACGCGACGCTGTTCCCCCGCAACGCCGAGGTGGAGGCGTCCTGGGCGGTCATCGACCCGCTCGAGGAGTTCTGGGCCGGTACGACCCCGCACCTCTACCGGGCCGGCGAGTGGGGCCCGCGGGCGGCCGACGAGATGCTGGCCGCCGAGGGACGGAGGTGGCGCCGCCCATGA